ACAGCCGCTAAACGAGTCGTAATACAGCTGTCCAGACTTGCCTTGAGAACAAAATTGAGCTGTGTAGGGTAAGTCAAGAGGAACCAGGCGGACGTCGTTCCGAGCACAACCTCTTCCCTGTCTCACTGCGGAATTCTCGGCCGAGAAACCCGACTGATATCAGGGTTGTGATTGGTGACATTCAACAAGCCCACGCTGATAAAGACAGTGTCGGAGACAACCTTTGACGCAGCCACAACCTATCACAATCTCAGACCAGCAGACATGGCATCAGTAgcggcatcctcctccatcctcctccgaggcggcaccctcctcttccacgaCGACAAGGATCACGTGAAACCCCTCCGCAACACAGACATCCTGATCCAGGCCAAccgcatcgccaagatcgGCAAGAGTCTCGTCGCGCCGGCCGGCACCGAGCTCGTCAACTGCAGCGGCAAGATCATCAGCCCTGGCTTTGTCGATACGCACCATCACCTGTGGCAGACGCAGCTCAAGGGGTGTCATGCCGAGCAGTCTGTTTTCGACTACCTGGTGACGGGCTTCTGGCAGAGTTATGCGTACAAGCCGCGGGATATGTTCTGGGGACAGCTTGGAGGAGCTTTGGAGGCGATTGATGCTGGGACTACGTTTGTACTGGACCATGCCCACGGCAACCAGACCAATGAACACGGTAAGTCTCATGACCAATTCTGTCGAGGACAATGCTAATGCATGAATAGCAACCCAAGCTCTATCCGCGACCATAGCATCCGGCATCCGGTCAATCTTTGCTTACTCTCACGCTCCCTACTTTACCAAATGGGACTCAAAAACATGTGAGCCGTCGCGCGACATCATGCCGGATTCCAGCATGGCGCACATCTTCGAGCTCGCTAGGTCACAGCCGTACGGGAACGGCAGGGTCCACATCGGTTTCGGGTTTGACTACTGGTTTCTGCCCAAAGAGGCTGTCGTGGGCATCTTTTCCGGGCTGCGCCAGGCGGGAATCAAGCTGTTTACGTCTCACTATGCTAAGAACCCGGCTCTGGGTAAGTTCGGCCTCGAATCATTTTACCTGACGTTTCTGACAAGAAAAAGGGAACAACCCGTTGATCTCTACCCTCGAGTCATACGGCCTCATAAAGTCGCCCAGCGATATTCTCTTGTCGCACGCGACTGGCCTCGACGCTAAAGAGGTGGCCAAGTTGGTCGAGACTAAGGTTCCAGTATCGAGCACTCCGGATACGGAAGCCCAGATGGGATTTGGCTGGCCAGTTGCTTTCACGTCGGGCATCAGCACCACGTTTGGCGTAGACTGCCATACCAGCAGCACAAGCTCCATTCTCGCTCTCGCCAGGTCTGCGTCACACATGGCACGCCAGCAGGATGCTGTGGCAGAGACGGAAAATGGCACTGGCGCTCCTCGCCGGATGCATCTTAACCCGAGGGGCAGCACCCAGGAGGCGTTTAACGCGGCCACGATCAACGGAGCACGCGCAGTTCTTCTAGGAGACCAGATTGGCTCAATCAAGGAGGGCAAACTAGCAGATTTGGTCATATTCGATGCGCCCAGTAGCCCGGCAATGAGCTGCGTCTCCGAGTCAGACCCATTGGCAGCTGTCGTACGACACAGCGACGTGCGAGATGTCGAGGGCGTCATTGTCGATGGAGtatggaggaagaagaacgGCAAGATCCGCCCGGTGACTGTCAAGGAGACGGGAGACACGTTGGAGTGGTCGCAGATTAGGgatgagctgctcaagagcCAGCGCGATATCCAGGAGAGGCAGAAGGGTCTGAATCTGGACAAGGCGAAGGAGGCGCTTGTTGCCATGTTTTACATTGACAAGAGCAAGCTGATTGAGAAGCCACGGGATTGAGATTAGATAACTATCATACTTAGCCTTGGATTGACGCCAACAGACCCGAAGTTATTGACGTGGGCATCAGATAGCGTACACAGCTGTGAACCTGCACCTCGGATATATGATGCGGGCGCTTGGCCGACACGGGGGCATCAATGACGATTGGATCAAGATAAAAGATATAACACAGCTCAACAGTAAAGTTGGCAAACTTGATCTTGGTCACCAGCATAATTCTCAGCCCAGGACAAGTCGACAAAATGCCCAAGCCACTGCCTCTCCTCATCACGCTTGAAGAGCACTTCGTCTCGGCCAAGCTACTCTCCGAGCTCTCCGACATCTAtgaggagcagctcaagcaCCTGCCAGACGTGTCAGCCCGCCTCACAGACCTCTCAGCCTTGCGGATACAGGACATGGACACCAACCGCATATCTCTCCAGGTCGTGTCGCACGCGCCGGGCTTGGGTCCCAGACCCCTACgcctcagcagcctggcAAACGACGAGCTGGCCCAAGCGGTGCGAGCCAACCCGCACCGCCTTGCCGGCCTCGCAGTGCTGCCCATGGCCGAGCCCGAGGCGGCAGCAGCCGAGCTCCGGCGCTGTGTCCGGGAGCTCGGGTTCGTCGGGGCGCTGGTGGACGCCCATGTGGACGGGGCTCACTACGACGACCGGCGTTTCTGGCCCGTGTTTGTCGCAGCGACTGAGCTTGATGTACCCATCTATCTACATCCCACGTACCCGGCGGAAACCCAGCGCTCGGCTTACGAGG
This window of the Fusarium keratoplasticum isolate Fu6.1 chromosome 3, whole genome shotgun sequence genome carries:
- a CDS encoding Amidohydro-rel domain-containing protein, producing MPKPLPLLITLEEHFVSAKLLSELSDIYEEQLKHLPDVSARLTDLSALRIQDMDTNRISLQVVSHAPGLGPRPLRLSSLANDELAQAVRANPHRLAGLAVLPMAEPEAAAAELRRCVRELGFVGALVDAHVDGAHYDDRRFWPVFVAATELDVPIYLHPTYPAETQRSAYEGNYVAGAARSLGSSGFGWHQDTGLGVLKLFAAGLFDELPTLKIVVGHFGEMLPFMLERVEKLSVRWGERQRPWRQVWDENIWITTSGVWSVAPMACILRNTRVDHVLYSVDYPFEKNENGLRWIRELQDSGLVTPEELEMIAYRNAERLLRVKAGSPGKGPED